One part of the Gemmatimonadales bacterium genome encodes these proteins:
- a CDS encoding carbon-nitrogen hydrolase: MNPSRLVKVGLVQQRVGPDAAANLEHTVDGIRDAAKRGAKLVCLQELSNWYYFCQREDHQFFSLAESIPGPTTERLSSVAAELGVVIVASIFEKRAEGLYHNTAAVIDGDGRYLGKYRKMHVPDDPQFYEKFYFTPGDLGFRVWDTMIGRLGVLVCWDQWYPEAARLTAMQGAEILIYPTAIGWLPPEKVEYGERQEAAWQTIQRSHAVANGCFVVAVNRVGHEVLPGSEPSHPGIEFWGGSFVVDPGGRILVHGGRDEEVLVAECDLSQVDIVRTHWPFLRDRRIDAYNGLTQRYLD; encoded by the coding sequence ATGAATCCTTCGCGCCTGGTCAAGGTTGGCCTCGTCCAACAGCGTGTCGGCCCCGACGCCGCGGCGAATCTCGAACACACGGTCGACGGCATCCGCGACGCCGCGAAACGTGGGGCGAAGCTGGTCTGCCTGCAGGAACTCTCCAACTGGTACTACTTCTGCCAGCGGGAAGATCACCAGTTCTTTTCGCTCGCCGAATCGATACCCGGTCCGACGACGGAACGACTGTCGAGCGTTGCCGCCGAACTCGGTGTGGTGATCGTCGCGTCGATCTTCGAGAAGCGTGCCGAAGGGTTGTATCACAACACCGCTGCCGTGATCGATGGCGACGGCCGGTACCTTGGCAAGTACCGCAAGATGCACGTCCCGGATGATCCGCAGTTCTACGAGAAGTTCTATTTCACGCCCGGCGATCTCGGCTTCCGCGTCTGGGATACGATGATCGGGCGTCTCGGCGTGCTCGTCTGCTGGGATCAGTGGTATCCGGAAGCGGCGCGCCTCACCGCGATGCAGGGCGCCGAGATCCTGATTTATCCCACGGCAATCGGATGGCTGCCACCGGAGAAGGTTGAATACGGCGAGCGACAGGAAGCGGCGTGGCAGACGATCCAGCGGAGTCACGCGGTCGCGAATGGCTGCTTCGTCGTCGCGGTGAATCGCGTCGGCCACGAAGTGCTTCCCGGGAGCGAGCCGTCGCACCCCGGGATCGAATTCTGGGGTGGGTCCTTCGTTGTCGATCCGGGAGGACGCATCCTGGTGCACGGCGGACGCGACGAGGAGGTCCTCGTGGCGGAGTGCGATCTCTCGCAAGTCGATATCGTTCGGACGCACTGGCCGTTCCTGCGCGACCGCCGGATCGACGCGTACAACGGACTGACGCAACGCTACCTTGACTGA
- a CDS encoding agmatine deiminase family protein: MTDPRSPAARGFRMPAEWERHRGTWLSWPHKEASWPGNFAPVPGIIAEMIRHLAAVEEVHINVSGDAMEQQARFVLTDAHVAAHNVVFHHNPTDDAWCRDHGPIFVQREYRGATEQLILDWGYNSWGGKYPPFDQDDVIPSRIGAALDIPVEHPGMILEGGSIDVNGRGTLLTTEACLLNPNRNPELSRHDIEQRLRNYLGVTNVLWLGDGIVGDDTDGHIDDLTRFVDPHTVVTVLENDIADENHAPLAENLRRLQEMRDQDGEPLRVVELPMPPALYYEEQRLPASYANFYIANGLVLMPGYDAATDRLAADVLQRCFPHRQVITIDCRALVWGLGAFHCLTQQWPG; this comes from the coding sequence TTGACTGACCCGCGTTCACCCGCCGCCCGCGGGTTCCGGATGCCGGCGGAATGGGAGCGGCACCGCGGCACGTGGCTCTCGTGGCCGCACAAGGAGGCGTCGTGGCCCGGCAACTTCGCGCCGGTCCCGGGGATCATCGCCGAGATGATCCGGCATCTCGCCGCGGTCGAGGAAGTCCATATCAATGTCAGCGGCGACGCCATGGAGCAGCAGGCGCGCTTCGTCCTGACCGACGCGCACGTTGCCGCGCACAACGTCGTCTTCCATCACAACCCGACTGACGATGCGTGGTGCCGCGACCATGGGCCGATCTTCGTGCAGCGGGAGTACCGTGGCGCGACGGAGCAGCTGATTCTCGACTGGGGATACAACTCCTGGGGCGGTAAGTATCCGCCGTTCGACCAGGACGACGTAATTCCGTCGCGGATCGGCGCGGCGCTCGACATTCCGGTCGAGCATCCCGGGATGATCCTCGAGGGGGGCTCGATCGACGTAAACGGGCGCGGGACGCTGCTCACGACCGAGGCGTGCCTGCTCAACCCCAACCGCAATCCAGAACTCTCGCGTCACGACATCGAGCAACGGCTTCGCAACTATCTCGGCGTCACCAACGTCCTCTGGCTCGGCGATGGGATTGTCGGCGACGACACCGATGGGCACATCGATGACCTGACCCGCTTCGTCGATCCGCACACCGTTGTCACTGTACTAGAGAATGATATAGCTGACGAGAATCACGCACCGCTCGCGGAGAACCTGCGGCGATTGCAGGAGATGCGTGACCAGGACGGCGAGCCGCTGCGCGTCGTCGAGCTGCCGATGCCGCCGGCGCTGTACTACGAGGAGCAGCGCCTCCCGGCGAGCTACGCGAATTTCTATATCGCGAACGGACTGGTCCTGATGCCGGGGTACGATGCGGCGACGGATCGACTGGCGGCCGACGTGCTGCAGCGGTGTTTCCCGCACCGGCAAGTCATCACGATCGATTGCCGGGCGCTGGTGTGGGGATTGGGGGCGTTTCACTGCCTGACGCAGCAATGGCCGGGGTAG
- a CDS encoding RNA polymerase sigma factor, whose product MTLPALHRATTTIVDADALDARRAATGDHAAFERLYRKHVARIHTLVRRMAGPGPADDLTQDVFIRAWDKLASFRAESAFGTWLYRLAVNVVLSRRRSEKNERIWIMEDEVAAEMVGTVSHHPAARIDLDTAIARLPDGARKVFVLHDVEGWTHEEIAEEMGLVPGTSKSQLSRARAALRRMLDAS is encoded by the coding sequence ATGACTCTTCCCGCCCTCCACCGTGCCACCACGACGATCGTCGACGCCGACGCGCTCGACGCCCGGCGCGCGGCCACGGGCGACCACGCCGCCTTTGAGCGGCTCTACCGGAAGCACGTCGCCCGGATCCATACCCTGGTCCGCCGGATGGCAGGCCCCGGCCCAGCCGATGACCTGACCCAGGACGTTTTCATCCGCGCCTGGGACAAGCTGGCGTCGTTCCGGGCCGAGAGTGCCTTCGGGACCTGGCTCTACCGCCTGGCGGTGAATGTGGTCCTGTCGCGTCGCCGGAGCGAAAAGAACGAGCGGATCTGGATCATGGAGGACGAGGTTGCCGCGGAGATGGTCGGCACCGTCAGCCATCACCCCGCGGCGCGGATCGATCTCGATACCGCGATCGCCCGCCTCCCCGACGGCGCGCGAAAGGTGTTCGTGCTGCACGACGTCGAAGGATGGACGCACGAAGAGATCGCCGAGGAGATGGGACTGGTACCGGGGACGTCGAAGTCGCAACTCTCACGGGCGCGGGCCGCGTTGCGGAGGATGCTCGATGCATCGTGA
- a CDS encoding DUF4097 family beta strand repeat-containing protein: protein MSIALLAIAAALTGRDVDTTVHLPRNGAVEIDTRNRDVVVRIGSGDQVIIRGGSGELDGGTLQVDGESRRGHGSGGGAVDITVPSWARVEVNTISGNMTFNGTPASLDAQSVNGFIHVNGGSGTADVETVAGEVTVNDFHGTKLSASTTGSNLTITNSTGEIDAENVNGDVTLRGVRSTHVSASTVNGGIAFEGAFVTDGSYEFESQNRDVTLTVPGDVSARMKISTMNGQLISPDIPATTSGGRARDQMAGGKGKHKGSSNSDDDEHDFTVVYGSGSARVSVDVFNGNVVVRRADRRP from the coding sequence ATGTCGATTGCACTACTGGCCATCGCTGCCGCACTCACCGGTCGCGACGTCGACACCACCGTCCATCTCCCCCGCAACGGCGCGGTCGAGATCGACACGAGGAACCGCGACGTGGTGGTGCGAATCGGCAGCGGCGACCAGGTCATCATCCGCGGTGGTTCGGGCGAACTCGACGGCGGCACGCTGCAAGTCGACGGTGAGAGCCGGCGCGGCCATGGCTCGGGCGGCGGTGCGGTCGACATCACCGTCCCGTCCTGGGCGCGGGTCGAGGTCAACACGATCAGCGGGAACATGACCTTCAATGGCACGCCGGCGTCGCTCGACGCGCAGTCGGTCAACGGATTCATTCACGTAAACGGCGGATCGGGCACGGCGGACGTCGAGACGGTGGCCGGCGAAGTGACGGTCAACGATTTCCATGGGACCAAGCTCTCGGCGAGCACCACGGGCAGCAACCTGACGATCACCAACTCGACCGGCGAGATCGACGCCGAGAACGTCAACGGCGACGTGACGCTGCGCGGCGTCCGGTCGACGCATGTGTCGGCGTCGACGGTGAACGGAGGAATCGCATTCGAGGGTGCGTTCGTGACGGACGGGTCGTACGAGTTCGAGAGTCAGAACCGCGACGTCACGCTGACTGTCCCGGGCGACGTCAGCGCCCGCATGAAGATCTCGACGATGAATGGCCAGCTCATCTCACCGGATATTCCGGCGACGACCTCGGGCGGCCGCGCTCGCGATCAGATGGCCGGCGGCAAGGGGAAGCACAAGGGAAGCAGCAACAGCGACGATGACGAGCACGACTTCACCGTCGTCTACGGCAGCGGATCGGCGCGGGTGAGCGTCGACGTCTTCAACGGCAACGTCGTCGTCCGCCGCGCCGATCGGCGCCCCTGA
- a CDS encoding amidase, which translates to MSTLVDRRSFLAACAAVGLPLDFSHQLWAETAPGADDDAVVALDPITKEQIAAAENVLGLSWRDKDRDLMLRGLQRNLAGYAALHAIPMSNVVPPAFHFDPVPVGKEPVGQPHRAPRAARSAPAAKRPTTESDWAYAGVATLSRLIHSRAVTSRQLVERSLARIEKYNPELLAVITPTRERALEQADRMDAEAKAGKFRGPLHGIPYGAKDLFAVPKYPTTWGSPIYKDQVLDVTAAVVERLDAAGAVLVAKTSLGEFAQDDTWFGGQTKNPWNTAQGSSGSSAGSASGVSAGLYPFAIGTETQGSIISPSTRCGVSGLRPTYGRVSRYGAMALSWTMDKIGPIARSAEDLALVFAAINGADPRDPSTRTMPFEFDPALPLASIRIGVPQNMMQPPDTAAMRAAAASGGGGAGGGRGRGGNPAAAMANYQATKTVLDALAKQGAKFVPITWPTEPSTNALSCILNVEAGAAFADITRDNTVDKMVLQDANAWPTTFRSATLVSAVDYVLANRARTLLINHYDDFFKDVDIVVGGGNLGATNLTGHPQVVAPLVVREGAAANDPGNQGISFVAALYREDLLLRLAHAWQTASDIHTRRPPKFS; encoded by the coding sequence ATGTCTACCCTCGTCGATCGCCGCTCCTTCCTGGCGGCCTGCGCCGCCGTAGGCCTTCCGCTCGATTTCTCGCATCAGCTCTGGGCCGAGACGGCGCCGGGCGCGGACGACGATGCGGTGGTGGCCCTCGATCCGATCACCAAGGAGCAGATCGCCGCGGCCGAGAACGTCCTCGGCCTGTCGTGGCGCGACAAGGATCGCGACCTGATGCTCCGGGGGTTGCAACGGAATCTGGCCGGGTACGCGGCGCTCCACGCGATCCCGATGTCGAACGTCGTGCCGCCCGCCTTCCACTTCGACCCGGTGCCGGTGGGGAAGGAGCCCGTCGGCCAGCCGCATCGCGCTCCACGAGCGGCGCGTTCGGCCCCCGCAGCGAAGCGCCCGACCACGGAATCGGACTGGGCGTACGCCGGCGTCGCGACGCTCAGCCGGCTGATTCACTCCCGCGCCGTGACCTCGCGGCAGCTGGTGGAGCGGTCGCTCGCCCGGATCGAGAAGTACAACCCCGAGCTCCTCGCCGTGATCACGCCGACTCGCGAACGCGCCCTTGAGCAGGCCGACCGGATGGACGCCGAAGCGAAGGCGGGGAAGTTCCGCGGCCCGCTCCACGGCATTCCGTACGGTGCCAAGGATCTCTTCGCGGTGCCGAAGTATCCGACGACGTGGGGATCGCCGATCTACAAGGACCAGGTCCTCGACGTGACGGCGGCAGTGGTCGAGCGGCTCGACGCCGCGGGCGCGGTGCTCGTCGCCAAGACCTCGCTCGGTGAGTTCGCCCAGGACGACACCTGGTTTGGCGGGCAGACGAAGAATCCCTGGAATACTGCGCAAGGATCAAGCGGATCTTCAGCCGGCTCGGCCAGCGGTGTCTCGGCAGGTCTGTATCCATTCGCCATCGGCACGGAGACCCAGGGTTCGATCATCTCGCCGTCCACTCGCTGCGGCGTCAGCGGGCTGCGGCCGACGTACGGGCGCGTTTCACGATACGGCGCGATGGCGCTCTCGTGGACGATGGACAAGATCGGGCCGATCGCACGGAGTGCGGAGGATCTCGCGCTCGTCTTCGCGGCGATCAATGGCGCCGATCCGCGCGATCCGTCGACGCGAACGATGCCGTTCGAGTTCGATCCGGCGCTTCCGCTGGCGTCGATCCGGATCGGTGTGCCGCAGAACATGATGCAGCCGCCCGACACTGCGGCGATGCGCGCGGCGGCCGCGAGTGGTGGCGGCGGCGCCGGGGGAGGACGCGGCCGCGGCGGGAATCCTGCGGCGGCGATGGCGAACTACCAGGCGACCAAGACGGTCCTCGACGCGCTCGCCAAGCAGGGGGCGAAATTCGTCCCGATCACCTGGCCGACCGAGCCGTCGACCAACGCGCTGTCGTGCATCCTCAACGTCGAAGCGGGCGCGGCGTTCGCCGACATCACCCGCGACAACACCGTCGACAAGATGGTCCTGCAGGATGCCAACGCGTGGCCCACCACCTTCCGGTCGGCGACGCTCGTCTCCGCCGTCGACTACGTCCTCGCCAACCGCGCGCGGACGCTGCTGATCAACCATTACGACGATTTCTTCAAGGACGTCGATATCGTGGTCGGCGGCGGAAATCTCGGTGCGACCAACCTGACCGGGCATCCGCAGGTCGTGGCACCGCTGGTGGTGCGGGAGGGGGCGGCCGCGAATGATCCTGGCAATCAGGGGATTTCGTTCGTCGCGGCACTCTATCGAGAAGACCTGCTGCTACGGCTGGCACACGCCTGGCAGACGGCGAGCGACATTCATACCCGCCGCCCGCCGAAGTTCTCCTGA
- a CDS encoding DUF4097 family beta strand repeat-containing protein, with amino-acid sequence MRTTLVLTLALATVAATGAAAQRSRRPAPADRDRPEQSSSRDDYHFTPNLHSGDRLSVSNIDGEVVVTQGRGTSADIVAHKIVRRGDGSRMMAVLEEVDGGYRVCTVYLRRGDANADSCNSHYSNNSDSDHDPLDAEMRYEIRLPAGVALSVNTVDGDVRATGLDTPAMIRTVDGEISYDGVAPHSLNSVDGKITATISNARWDHDLALRSVDGDIDLTLPASIGLAISGQTVDGQVHSDFPLTVEGRWGPRSFHATIGGGGSNELQLNTVDGSITLHRGGRGERNGHDN; translated from the coding sequence ATGCGGACCACCCTCGTTCTGACCCTCGCGCTGGCAACGGTTGCGGCGACCGGCGCCGCGGCCCAGCGGTCGCGCCGACCGGCTCCCGCCGATCGCGACCGGCCGGAGCAGTCCTCCAGCCGGGACGACTATCACTTCACCCCCAACCTGCATTCCGGTGACCGGCTCAGCGTCAGCAACATCGACGGCGAAGTCGTCGTCACGCAGGGGCGCGGGACATCAGCCGACATCGTGGCGCACAAGATCGTGCGCCGAGGCGACGGCTCGCGGATGATGGCGGTGCTCGAGGAAGTGGACGGTGGTTATCGCGTCTGCACCGTGTACCTGCGGCGCGGCGACGCCAACGCCGACAGCTGCAACAGCCACTATAGTAACAATAGTGATAGTGATCACGACCCGCTCGACGCCGAGATGCGCTACGAGATCCGGCTTCCGGCGGGCGTCGCGCTCTCGGTCAACACCGTCGACGGTGACGTCCGCGCCACCGGACTCGATACGCCGGCGATGATCCGCACCGTCGATGGCGAGATCAGCTACGACGGCGTCGCACCCCACTCGCTCAACAGCGTCGACGGCAAGATCACCGCAACGATCTCCAATGCCCGCTGGGATCACGACCTGGCCCTTCGCAGTGTCGACGGCGACATCGACCTGACGCTGCCGGCGTCGATCGGCCTCGCAATCAGCGGCCAGACCGTTGACGGCCAAGTGCATTCCGATTTCCCGCTCACCGTCGAGGGACGTTGGGGACCGCGGTCGTTCCATGCGACGATCGGTGGTGGCGGGTCAAATGAACTGCAACTCAATACGGTCGACGGATCGATCACCCTGCATCGTGGCGGGCGAGGAGAGCGGAATGGCCACGACAACTGA
- a CDS encoding DUF4097 family beta strand repeat-containing protein, with the protein MATTTERLELLHRAAPMRLTMMVAVVAAAVTRLPAQDYHFSKVLSAGATLEVSNINGKVDVTRASGQTAEVTVTKTVRRGDGTLVKAIMDDSRDGMRVCTIYLTRDPERRSCSGDNDNNDRSNGRNRLDVDMRYTVRVPLNARLVVDAVNGSVTVSGAGTDSKIETVNGDIVFDGIGALSLETVNGKVDATFARAAWEGTMRVSSVNGAIDLTFPASLSAEVRGETVNGGIDSGGFPITIEKGFGPKSFEGRIGSGGRRLELETVNGGISLHKQ; encoded by the coding sequence ATGGCCACGACAACTGAACGACTCGAACTGTTGCACCGGGCCGCTCCGATGCGATTGACGATGATGGTCGCTGTCGTCGCCGCCGCAGTGACCCGGCTCCCGGCGCAGGACTATCACTTCTCGAAGGTGTTGTCCGCTGGTGCTACCCTCGAGGTGAGCAACATCAATGGCAAGGTCGACGTCACCCGCGCCTCCGGCCAGACCGCGGAGGTCACCGTGACCAAGACGGTCCGGCGTGGCGACGGCACTCTCGTCAAGGCGATCATGGACGACAGCCGCGACGGGATGCGCGTGTGCACCATCTACCTGACACGGGATCCGGAGCGCCGCAGCTGCAGCGGCGACAATGACAACAACGATCGGTCGAACGGCCGCAACCGGCTCGACGTCGACATGCGCTACACCGTACGTGTACCTCTCAACGCCCGGCTTGTCGTCGATGCCGTGAACGGGTCGGTAACGGTCAGCGGTGCCGGGACCGATTCCAAGATCGAAACGGTCAACGGCGACATCGTCTTCGACGGCATCGGCGCCCTGTCGCTCGAGACGGTGAACGGCAAGGTCGATGCGACATTTGCGCGCGCAGCGTGGGAAGGGACGATGCGTGTTTCGTCGGTGAACGGCGCGATCGACCTGACCTTCCCGGCATCGCTCAGCGCCGAGGTGCGGGGCGAGACGGTCAATGGTGGCATCGACAGCGGCGGCTTTCCGATCACGATCGAGAAGGGGTTCGGCCCCAAGTCATTCGAAGGGCGAATCGGGTCGGGCGGACGGCGGCTGGAGCTTGAAACCGTCAACGGAGGGATTTCGCTGCACAAGCAGTGA
- a CDS encoding SCP2 sterol-binding domain-containing protein yields MSTDLFSAPVIAAWQQRLNRSTRFAEAAAGWSGRFVLVERETDGSERRTWVVVDDGRCTDARPGTPLDEQAADFVLAATPATWADLASARTTPATAALVGRLSLIKGDLFALVPRAKAAAELLRAAAEGDL; encoded by the coding sequence GTGTCAACCGATCTTTTCAGCGCGCCGGTCATCGCGGCGTGGCAGCAGCGCCTCAACCGCTCCACCCGATTCGCCGAAGCAGCGGCCGGGTGGAGCGGTCGTTTTGTCCTGGTCGAACGGGAGACCGACGGCAGCGAGCGTCGCACATGGGTGGTCGTCGACGATGGGCGCTGCACTGACGCGCGTCCCGGCACGCCACTCGACGAACAGGCCGCCGACTTCGTGCTGGCCGCCACCCCCGCGACCTGGGCCGACCTTGCCAGCGCACGCACCACTCCTGCCACTGCCGCATTGGTCGGCAGGCTTTCACTCATCAAAGGCGATCTGTTCGCCCTTGTTCCTCGTGCCAAGGCCGCTGCCGAACTCCTCCGGGCAGCTGCGGAAGGAGATCTCTGA
- a CDS encoding dienelactone hydrolase family protein, producing MSDITLQVADGTTARAYVARPDGATAAPGLILFQEAFGVNGHIRDVAGRFAGQGFVVVAPEMFHRTADPGFEASYDDFDSVRPHMGALTAKGIAADAEAAHLFLSRDPQVDPDRIVAIGYCMGGRCSWIANASLPLRAAVSYYGGGIVPSLLDRAAMLNGPHLFFWGGLDTHIPPEQRAAIVSALTDATKPFINVEMSEAGHGFFCDQRPAYHADSAAESWALTLEFFRRKLA from the coding sequence ATGTCGGATATCACGTTGCAGGTCGCGGATGGCACCACTGCGCGGGCCTACGTGGCGCGCCCGGACGGCGCGACCGCCGCGCCGGGGCTGATTCTTTTCCAGGAAGCGTTTGGCGTCAACGGTCACATCCGTGATGTCGCCGGACGATTCGCGGGCCAGGGATTCGTCGTCGTGGCACCCGAGATGTTTCACCGCACGGCCGACCCGGGATTCGAGGCGAGCTACGACGATTTCGACAGCGTCCGCCCGCACATGGGCGCGCTTACCGCCAAGGGAATTGCCGCGGACGCGGAGGCCGCCCATCTCTTTCTCAGCCGCGACCCACAGGTCGACCCCGATCGCATCGTCGCGATCGGCTACTGCATGGGCGGGCGCTGTTCTTGGATTGCCAACGCGTCGCTGCCGCTGCGCGCCGCGGTTTCATACTATGGCGGTGGCATCGTCCCGTCGCTGCTCGACCGCGCAGCAATGCTCAACGGTCCGCATCTCTTCTTCTGGGGCGGCCTCGATACCCACATCCCGCCCGAACAGCGAGCGGCGATCGTGAGTGCACTGACGGATGCGACGAAGCCGTTCATCAATGTCGAAATGTCGGAGGCTGGCCACGGCTTCTTCTGCGACCAGCGGCCGGCGTATCACGCCGATTCGGCCGCCGAATCGTGGGCATTGACGCTCGAGTTTTTCCGGAGGAAGCTGGCGTAG
- a CDS encoding acyl-CoA dehydrogenase family protein, giving the protein MSPTVPERVVREPAPLRPSPPVDVAALKALLDGAEEPVRDRVRTILSRPEFAYHAATDDATYRTVVLDWLRLLSTDGLGALAVPAEFGGQGDPRAFLAAFETIAFHDLSLTIKFGVQYGLFQGSVLLLGTRWHHEHFLPAICRGALLGGFAMSELGHGSNVRDLETTATYDAATREFVIHTPRDSAHKEWIGNAALHGRMMTVFAQLIVDGTNHGVHALLVPVRDPGGQLLAGVRIEDTGHKEGLNGVDNGRIWFDQVRVPREHLLNRFGDVSPDGVYSSPIESPAKRFFTMIGTLVGGRITIGLSALSAVKTGLTVAIRYGNRRRQFGEPGQPETLLLDYRTHQRRLLPPLATSIVLDIALSRLVDRFAAMRGAEDTRMVEALAAGLKAYTTWFAQHTVTDARECCGGQGYLAANRIAVLRRDIDVWTTFEGDNTVLMQLLAKGLLTGYRQAFAEMGVIRLLTRRAGAALRSLNPVTARRDDEDHLRDAGAQLTLLRYREDRLLDAAARRLRAALKRRDPTSAMIEVQDHLMHLATAHVERESFEAVQDEVERAGASLRPLLALIRDTFWAGCIERDMGWYMMSGAVETPKAKAIRYLVNKCAGELRPIAEEITDAFAIPEPVLAAPIAVRPERLP; this is encoded by the coding sequence ATGAGTCCGACAGTTCCCGAACGCGTCGTTCGCGAGCCGGCGCCGTTGCGCCCCTCACCGCCCGTTGACGTGGCGGCCTTGAAAGCGTTGCTCGACGGTGCCGAAGAACCGGTGCGCGACCGCGTGCGCACGATTCTCAGCCGCCCCGAGTTCGCATACCACGCTGCGACCGACGACGCGACCTACCGCACCGTGGTTCTCGACTGGCTCCGCCTCCTCTCGACCGACGGGCTCGGCGCGCTGGCGGTCCCCGCGGAGTTCGGCGGCCAGGGCGACCCCCGCGCATTTCTCGCCGCGTTCGAGACGATCGCGTTTCATGACCTCTCGCTCACCATCAAGTTCGGCGTACAATACGGCCTGTTCCAGGGAAGCGTCCTCCTCCTCGGCACTCGCTGGCATCACGAGCATTTTCTTCCTGCGATCTGTCGGGGTGCACTCCTCGGTGGATTCGCGATGTCGGAACTGGGCCACGGATCGAACGTCCGCGACCTCGAAACCACCGCGACATACGACGCGGCGACGCGCGAATTCGTGATCCACACGCCGAGGGACAGCGCACACAAGGAATGGATCGGCAACGCGGCGCTGCACGGCAGGATGATGACGGTGTTTGCGCAGCTGATCGTGGACGGCACCAATCATGGTGTCCACGCGCTGCTGGTGCCGGTGCGTGATCCCGGAGGACAGCTGCTGGCCGGCGTCCGCATCGAGGATACCGGCCACAAGGAAGGACTCAACGGCGTCGACAACGGCCGGATCTGGTTCGATCAGGTGCGGGTTCCGCGCGAGCACCTCCTCAACCGGTTCGGCGATGTCTCGCCCGACGGCGTCTATTCGTCGCCGATCGAGAGCCCGGCGAAGCGCTTCTTCACGATGATCGGGACGCTGGTTGGCGGGCGCATCACCATCGGCCTCTCGGCGCTGTCAGCGGTGAAGACCGGATTGACGGTCGCGATTCGTTACGGCAATCGGCGGCGACAATTCGGCGAACCTGGTCAGCCGGAGACGCTCCTCCTCGACTATCGGACCCATCAGCGCCGCCTCCTTCCCCCACTGGCGACGAGCATCGTCCTCGATATCGCGCTGTCGCGCCTGGTCGATCGCTTCGCGGCCATGCGGGGCGCTGAAGACACCCGGATGGTCGAGGCGCTCGCGGCGGGGCTCAAGGCGTACACCACCTGGTTTGCCCAGCACACCGTGACCGACGCGCGCGAGTGCTGTGGGGGACAGGGATATCTCGCGGCCAACCGGATCGCCGTGCTTCGTCGCGACATCGACGTCTGGACCACCTTCGAGGGCGACAATACCGTCCTGATGCAGCTGCTCGCGAAGGGTTTGCTGACCGGCTATCGCCAGGCGTTCGCGGAGATGGGCGTGATCCGCCTGCTGACGCGTCGAGCAGGAGCGGCGCTCCGGTCGCTCAACCCGGTGACGGCGCGCCGCGACGACGAGGATCATCTTCGCGACGCGGGGGCACAGCTCACGCTGCTCCGATATCGCGAGGATCGGCTCCTCGATGCGGCGGCACGCCGGCTTCGGGCGGCGCTCAAGCGTCGCGATCCGACCAGTGCAATGATCGAGGTGCAGGACCATTTGATGCACCTCGCGACGGCGCACGTGGAGCGGGAATCGTTCGAAGCGGTGCAGGACGAAGTGGAGCGGGCCGGCGCGTCCTTGCGGCCGCTGCTGGCGCTGATTCGCGACACCTTCTGGGCCGGCTGCATCGAACGCGACATGGGGTGGTACATGATGAGCGGCGCGGTGGAAACGCCGAAAGCCAAGGCGATCCGCTACCTGGTCAACAAGTGCGCCGGTGAACTGCGCCCGATCGCCGAAGAGATCACCGATGCATTCGCGATCCCGGAGCCGGTTCTTGCCGCGCCGATCGCGGTGCGTCCCGAGCGCCTCCCCTGA